One Beggiatoa leptomitoformis DNA segment encodes these proteins:
- a CDS encoding propionyl-CoA synthetase produces the protein MSKLDYKSLYNQSIQDPAGFWGEAAKSLHWYTQPVKVLDDTRKPFYRWFSGGEINTCYNALDRHVEEGRGEQLALIYDSPVANIVKKYTYSELRDQVAKFAGALHSNGVAKGDRVIIYMPMVPEAVIAMLACARIGAIHSVVFGGFASKELATRINDAKPVMMISASCGLEGKKVVPYKPLLDEAIQLATHKPDKCIIFQRPQVQATMQEGRDLDWATLMLKSAAIDCVPVAATDPLYVLYTSGTTGIPKGVVRDNGGHAVALNWSMKHIYNVQPGDVFWAASDVGWVVGHSYIVYAPLIYGCTTVVYEGKPVGTPDPGAFWRVIAEHNVNVLFTAPTAFRAIKKEDPNAEYLKKYDMSNFRALFLAGERCDPDTLQWAQEILQKPVVDHWWQTETGWAIAANCLGIEAMPIKPGSPTKPVPGHAVCVLDETGQEIKGAGMGTIVIRLPLPPGCLPTLWNNDERFKSSYLDAHPGYYLTGDAGYIDEDGYLYIMSRIDDIINVAGHRLSTGSMEEVLASHPDVAECAVIGVSDQLKGELPLGMVVLKSGVSRSDKEIVDELVKMVRDKIGPVASFKVATVVKRLPKTRSGKILRGTMKKIADGQEYKMPATIDDPMILDEITESLEQLGYHARVVV, from the coding sequence TTTCAGGTGGAGAAATCAATACTTGCTACAACGCCTTAGACCGTCACGTTGAAGAAGGACGGGGTGAACAACTCGCCCTCATCTATGATAGCCCTGTCGCAAATATTGTTAAAAAATATACTTACAGTGAATTACGTGACCAAGTTGCTAAATTTGCAGGTGCATTACATAGCAATGGTGTCGCTAAAGGCGACCGCGTCATTATTTATATGCCCATGGTACCTGAAGCCGTGATTGCTATGTTGGCATGTGCGCGTATCGGCGCGATTCACTCCGTCGTTTTTGGTGGATTTGCTTCAAAAGAACTCGCAACGCGAATTAATGACGCTAAACCCGTTATGATGATTTCCGCCTCTTGCGGATTAGAAGGTAAAAAGGTTGTTCCCTACAAACCTTTATTGGATGAAGCCATTCAATTAGCCACCCACAAACCTGATAAATGTATTATTTTTCAACGTCCTCAAGTGCAAGCAACGATGCAAGAAGGACGGGACTTGGATTGGGCAACCTTAATGCTCAAATCAGCCGCGATTGATTGCGTGCCCGTTGCAGCAACTGACCCCTTATATGTTCTCTATACCTCTGGTACAACAGGTATTCCAAAAGGCGTTGTGCGTGACAACGGTGGTCATGCAGTCGCGCTTAATTGGTCAATGAAACACATTTACAACGTACAACCCGGTGATGTTTTCTGGGCGGCTTCTGATGTAGGTTGGGTTGTTGGACACTCCTATATCGTTTATGCCCCCTTGATTTACGGTTGCACCACCGTTGTTTATGAAGGCAAACCCGTTGGTACACCCGACCCCGGTGCATTCTGGCGCGTGATTGCAGAACATAACGTGAACGTCCTCTTTACCGCACCAACTGCCTTCCGTGCGATTAAAAAAGAAGACCCAAACGCTGAATATTTAAAAAAATACGATATGTCCAACTTCCGCGCCCTATTCCTCGCGGGCGAACGTTGCGACCCCGACACCCTACAATGGGCACAAGAAATTTTACAAAAACCCGTTGTTGACCACTGGTGGCAAACCGAAACAGGTTGGGCAATCGCGGCTAACTGCTTAGGCATTGAAGCCATGCCTATCAAACCGGGTTCACCCACCAAACCCGTACCGGGCCACGCCGTTTGTGTCCTAGACGAAACAGGGCAAGAAATCAAAGGTGCAGGCATGGGAACAATTGTTATCCGCCTACCCTTACCTCCCGGATGTTTACCCACCCTGTGGAATAACGACGAACGCTTTAAAAGCTCCTACTTAGATGCCCATCCCGGTTACTACTTAACAGGCGATGCAGGCTATATCGACGAAGATGGTTACTTATACATCATGAGTCGGATTGACGACATCATCAACGTTGCAGGACATCGCCTATCCACAGGTTCTATGGAAGAAGTCCTCGCTTCACACCCTGATGTTGCTGAATGTGCCGTCATCGGTGTCTCCGACCAACTCAAAGGCGAACTACCTTTAGGCATGGTTGTTTTAAAATCAGGCGTTTCCCGCTCTGACAAAGAAATTGTCGACGAACTGGTCAAAATGGTACGCGATAAAATTGGCCCTGTTGCCTCCTTCAAAGTCGCAACCGTGGTTAAACGCCTACCCAAAACCCGTTCAGGCAAAATTCTGCGCGGGACGATGAAAAAAATCGCCGATGGGCAAGAATATAAAATGCCCGCAACGATTGACGACCCAATGATTCTGGATGAAATCACCGAATCACTAGAACAACTGGGTTATCACGCACGAGTTGTGGTTTAA